The Methanobacterium alcaliphilum nucleotide sequence GAAAGGAAAAATTTCCATTCATAAAGAAAAGGAAAAACTTTCACTGAATCAGATAATATCCATATTAAAGAAAAAAGAATTATACAGCAAATACTCGGTTTACAGAGACTTACGGAACAGAGGATATATTGTTAAAACCGGTTTCAAGTATGGGTCGGAATTTAGACTATATGAACGTGGAAAATCTCCAGGCGATGGTCACTCCGAATTTGTAGTAAGAGTAATCTCTGAAAATTACGATCTTAATATAATGGACTTTTCCAGTTATGTGAGAGTTGCTCACGGTGTTAAAAAGAAACTCCTCCTGGCAGTAGTAGATGAAGAAGGAGACATAACCTATTACAATATAGAATGGATCAGACCATGAACTAATTCTAATATAAACTAAAATTAGAAAATGAAAACGCCATTTGAACTAAGCTCTTTATTTGAAGTTAACAACAATAACTAATTAATAATAAATTTAAGGTGATTTTTTTGATAGACCCCTGGGGCTCATCCAGTTTAGATTATGAACGATTAGTACAACAATTTGGTATAAAGCCATTTAAAGATATGGTCAATGATTTAGAAACCCCACACTGGTTAATGCGCAGGGGAATAATCTTCGGTCAAAGAGATTATGGAAGGATATTAAAAGCCATAAGAGAGAAAAAAGATTTTGCTGTGGTAACTGGTATGATGCCCAGTGGAAAAATGCATATTGGCCATAAAATGATTGTGGATCAATTAGTTTGGTACGATGATCATGGGGCAGATATTTATATACCAATAGCAGATATGGAGTCGTATTCTGCCAGGGGAGTGGACTTTGAAACAGCTAAAGAACTGGCTATCAACGAATATATTACTAATTATCTGGCTCTGGGCCTTAATTTAGAGAAAAAAAAT carries:
- the endA gene encoding tRNA-intron lyase is translated as MHADLYQDLVTIVNPKSTKLNQKSHYGKLEEDRLELSLIEASYLMEKGKISIHKEKEKLSLNQIISILKKKELYSKYSVYRDLRNRGYIVKTGFKYGSEFRLYERGKSPGDGHSEFVVRVISENYDLNIMDFSSYVRVAHGVKKKLLLAVVDEEGDITYYNIEWIRP